The DNA region GTTCGCGCTCTTCTCCGTCCAGCCAGCCGAGATCCGCTTCGCGTAATTCCTGTTGCGATCGTGCCATCAGCGGCGAAAGACCGGGGAAGTATGCCACCCACGGCACAAATGGCACGCTCACCAATTGCACGCCAGCCTCGATCGGGGCATGCATGATCCTGCCATCGCGCGCCTCCTCAAGGAAATCAGCCGGGGTGTGGATATGCCAAACCTGATCGGCAGGCGTGAGATACTGCATCGCGGCACTCAATGCGATCAACGCCATGATTCGTCGCCCTCCGGTCAGACTCAGGTGTAGGGTTTGGTCGGCATCCTTCAGATCTGCGAGCAGCACATGCAGTGTCCTACGGACCGCCTCGACCTCGTCCCGCGAACGGACATCATCCAGGGGCATGCCGCCTAGATTCGCAGTCACACTGCGCAGGTGACAGGGACGATTCTGATAACGGTCGCCCGTAAATTCCTGTGCCAATCGCAGGTAGGCATTGCGGTAGCGCAGATTGGAGGACGGATAAACGACCACCACCTGGTCAATTTTTTCGCCGCGCGCCAGCAGCAGGTCGAGTGTGAATGTAACCACCTGTGGCTGCCCGCCCAACAGTGCAATGAGGGTACAATGTTTGTTCGTGGTCATGAATTATTCCTCCGTTTGATTTAACAGGAGAGCCTCAACTTGAACACCAACCTTTTTCCCGCCATCCTGCTGGCAGGTCCGCCCAATTGCGGCAAGTCCGTGCTGGCATTCCTGCTCACCCATCACCTGCGCCGGCTTGGGATCGCCCACTATCTCCTGCGGTCTGCCCCGGATGGTGAGGGAGATTGGTATCTTGACGGTCATCCGGATGTCGTTCAGACCCTGCGCGCCGTTCACAAGCGAAGCTATTCGTCGCAGTTCATCGCGCACATGCATGGCGCGATCATGGCGCGTCCCCTGCCGCTGTTGGTTGACATTGGCGGACGTCCACAAGGCGATCAGGTCAATCTCATAAAAGCCTGCACACATTCCATTTTACTGTATCGAACCGAGCAGGAGCGTTTGGAATGGCGAGCGATGCTGAACGAAGCCCATTTAACTCCGATTGCCGAGCTGCGCTCGACATTGGTCGAAAAGGATACCGTCTTGGAACGTCAGCCATGCCTGCGCGGTACGATCAATGGGTTGCACCGTGACCCCAAACAACGAATAACCGGGATGGTCTTCGGCGTTCTGCTTGAACTCGTGGCGGGCATCTGCTCCTATGACGCCAGGACGCTCGAGCAGATTCACATCAAACAAGCGCCATTACCAGTGATCAACGAGCGTGATCTGGCAGGCAAATTATCGGTGCCGGTGGAGGGGGATAGGACGATCTGGAGTCCGAGACACCTGGCTCACATCTCAAACCTTATCCCCGCCTCCAAACCGCTTTCGATTTACGGTCGCGGACCGGTCTGGCT from Anaerolineales bacterium includes:
- a CDS encoding CRISPR-associated ring nuclease, encoding MTTNKHCTLIALLGGQPQVVTFTLDLLLARGEKIDQVVVVYPSSNLRYRNAYLRLAQEFTGDRYQNRPCHLRSVTANLGGMPLDDVRSRDEVEAVRRTLHVLLADLKDADQTLHLSLTGGRRIMALIALSAAMQYLTPADQVWHIHTPADFLEEARDGRIMHAPIEAGVQLVSVPFVPWVAYFPGLSPLMARSQQELREADLGWLDGEERERCRKVWEDLTARRRDVLRAFAMGLTRQQAAARLVIEPSTVDTHRDVILGICRQVWTDHDGRFDIHFLRDRFGPYLRGLGELF
- a CDS encoding CRISPR-associated protein Csx3, giving the protein MNTNLFPAILLAGPPNCGKSVLAFLLTHHLRRLGIAHYLLRSAPDGEGDWYLDGHPDVVQTLRAVHKRSYSSQFIAHMHGAIMARPLPLLVDIGGRPQGDQVNLIKACTHSILLYRTEQERLEWRAMLNEAHLTPIAELRSTLVEKDTVLERQPCLRGTINGLHRDPKQRITGMVFGVLLELVAGICSYDARTLEQIHIKQAPLPVINERDLAGKLSVPVEGDRTIWSPRHLAHISNLIPASKPLSIYGRGPVWLASALAALTLPESFVIFDARYGWLYPPLIHFRDDGADVKTKVLPFQGQDAWVEFELPGGTLEPYEISLNPISPPTQGGLVLSGKIPRWLFATLVHHLAPNHAWLAVDDPRLDRAVIVHSNSTTHRTGDTLSRLVKPGDTG